From the Pocillopora verrucosa isolate sample1 chromosome 11, ASM3666991v2, whole genome shotgun sequence genome, the window GCTAGATGATAAGGAAGTCTCAAGCTTCTCGAGGTCAAACACGGGTAAACAACTTAACTCTGATATCCTTATCACGTTTTTTAATGAAGCACGTACTCCTTACAAATACATGGAATTTCCCGGAAAAATCTTTGCAGTGAAATGTTCCTGTTCTGATCAAACGTAACATTTTGAGGAGGCATTGAGATTTGACGAAGTCTGTGGCTGACATGATCTTCGTTTGGCCTTTGGACGGTACACGCGTATTCTGCATCAATTCTTAAACGTTCCAAATACTGAGTGTTAGACCTTTCAGACACAGTGTGATAGGTTGTCATCTTCAAACTCCATTCATATGTTTTAATGATGGTGCAAATTTCACACGCATCACGCTGCAAATCTTGTTAAACTGAAACAATGTTTTTGATTGAGAAAAATCGggaatttttttagttattttgacCCGGCCAGTCATTAGTATCACAGAAAACCGTGTTGTAATAAGAAAAATGTGGCAGTAGAAAAGCGGCCAAGCCGTTCAGATGTTCAGTATGGCGTTCCTGGAGACCTGAAGCTCATTTCAGAGAATTAGAAAAGTGCATTTTTTATCTTCCTGTACAGAAGTTACGTATAGATAACGGATGCTCATTGAAATTTtcgacgttttttttttaattagccaAAGCTTTTTAGAAGGGGCGAGTTATCATTTGTCAGTCAAGAACTATTACAGTACCTCATGGCTGCTTTTTTAGATCTTCACTAGAACGGAGATAAAATTTTCCCTGAAATATATTGAACATTTCTCAGTACATCCTTAGTTCTTAATTGGGCATATTGACCttctgtttattttacaaaatctaACCTCAAGGAAATaaagtttaacaaaatatttcaattgagCAAGCGAACTGGTATTTTTCTATTACTTGATCTAGCTGGTGAGTCAATGAACACAGATGAATGACGGCCATAATCAGGATGTTTTGTTTGCGCAATACATACTGACTTTGTTCTTTGCGAAGCATCTTCTGTACGTGCCTTTTTGTATCCTaaagaatttcctttaaatGTAAACTCTCAGCTACCATTCTAAAATAAGAATCTCAACAAGGAAGCTATGGAGCTAATCAAATGGAAAGGAAGTCTAAAACTACTCGAAATCACACACGGGTAAATAACTTAACTATGATATCCTCATCACGTTCACGAATGAAGCACGTAATCTACATAAATTCAGAGAAATTACCCGGAAAATCCAGGCCACCTAGCATCCCTTCGCTGATCAAACGTGACATATTAAGGAGGAAAAGATATTTGGTTAGTGACATGATTTCCGTTTGGCCTTTGGACGGTGATCAGGTATTCTGTAATGGGATTGCTTTTCATCAAAGagaaacgatttttattcggtaGATGAGTTTGCGCTGAGTAAATCCCAGTACTTCTTTAATACATTAGATTACACTATGCAGATTTGTATAATACTGCAGCCTCCTGCATGGCAAGAGTGATGTGTagtttattgaaaatttcatttcacatcTCATGTTTTGACTAAAGGAAATATAATAGATACTATTTTTATGAGTTTAGGCTCTTTGTGCTTGCTCGCCCTTAATCattttgtatttactttttatcgaCAATAAATCACAGATGTGCCACCAGATTCAAAGGACTTACCAGAACAAACAGGATGGAGGAAATATGTCTCTTTAAAGAGAGactagtaaataaaatttaattgaagaCATGCTAACTCAGTTGCGAGACtgtgataaacatttttcttttgtgtacAAGGGACAActcttttttcttcatcaatgtGTTTGAAGGGTTTCAAAACTATTTTGCAAGAACTGAGAAAAAGACGAAGGAAATGATGACGAACAGTGAGAGATTCTTTCTGGTTGGCAATGTAGCCAACATGAAAAGAAGCATGTACAGCTGTATcactaatgattaaaaaaactgtcttttttttttattaaaacgtGCTCAGTTTTCCTTCACAGGCAGGAACTACCTAATTTACCGCCTACAGTATGTCGTATTGAGGCCTTACATTCCTTTAAATTCTTTATAATCAATCAGGTATAAGGACTACTCTTCCGTATTAGACATTTATTTTACCTGCTGTGCATAAAATAGGGGAGAGCACTTCACATGTCAGGTTTAATGCTAAAACAAACGGATTGCAAATTACTCAGGAAAAACTTAGGGAGGGGATTAAATTGTCAAGTTTGTTAAAAATACCAGCTTTTTTTTGTGGAGTAATGGAATGGTAACAGGAACTTTTTTAGAGCAAAAGTTGTTACTAACAAAAAGTTAGACAAATATCTTGCGATATTGAAAATTGGAGACAATCTAGAAAATCACGATGAtggaagaatgaaaaaaaagttaaactttccttaaacgTTCCCTACCAAggtctgtttcgaaaaatgcaataaaaaatagcTCGTGAtgcttgttttttaatttatggaaaaaattaacCGATTTTAAACGACATCGACTAAAAACGTTCGTAGTAGCTGTTTACCTCGTCCTTTGCCTGAAAACCAACACTTATTCAACTGATTACTTGATATCTATGCGCAGTGCATGATGCTCAGTGCATGATGCACAGTGCAATGCTGAAAAGTCAGCATTGAGTGCAGGCGATAGGAGTGATCAGGTCTGGGCTCTTGACACTTCCTCTAACTTTATATGGGACAATAATGACCATCCAATGTAAGCCTTACCCAGTGATTCACCGGGACATCTTCCTACCAATAATTCAACGGTCACCTTGCCCTGTGGGATGTTTTCACAGTATCCCTCGATATATAAAAATATCAAGTAGcgattgttagttgatccaataccaagttttCCAAACtcacatcacaagaattgtctggcagacagtaaggagaattaccaataagatcttgggagtgaaaacgTTAACCAAAAAGTTGACAAATAAAGATCAAACCTCGTACTTGCATGTGTTACAGATGAgattattttgttgtgtttatttatttacagcaAGGTTTACTTTGTTATGTGTGGCACTTCTaagagggtggcaaagggtttTTGTGTGACGCGTGATGGCCCCAAAACTTGCAGGATGACGCGTGATTAAACCCAAATTATCCGCGTGACGCGGGACCGGACCTCACAACTTGATGCGTGGTTTTCTATTTTACAAGTACGTGACGCATGATTTACAAAACTTACTAATTAGATATCCGTGATAGTGAACGCTCTTTGGCCAAGAGGAAACCAATCATTCAAAGTAAATAGAGCCTTACAAAGATCAATAAACCATGGCAGCCGTCAAATTGTTTTCTGGTCTTTTCCGTCCTTTGCTGACCTTCGCCTGACCTTTGATGTCTTTGATCTTCCAGGTAGGTCCAAACAATCGTAACACAATATGCATAAGTTAATGTAGTTAACATTTGCACAGGGACTATGTTCTTCAGTGTTCTTTTTGTCGACCGCTTGGTTGTCTAGTTTCAACAAGTAAATCATCTTTACTTGTCTAACAGAAAGCAACATGACAAGTGAAACGCAATTCATTCCAGGATAAAATCGTTGGATacaatataattttcaataatacATCCGATAGGTTGAAATCTTACATTGTTAGCTTAGTGTACTTACTCCTTTATACGTGACgcgtgattggttaaaaaaaaattacccgtGATGAGTGATTCGATAGAAaattcaacgtgatgtgtaaTTGTAACCCCCCTTTGCCACCCTCTTCTGAAACAACTTGAGTGAAAGATCAGCTGAGTTATATTTGTTTGTAAGCATTTTAGAAACTTGACTCTTTATTCTCAAgatttgtctgtttttgttcTCCTGAGCTGCCACATAAAACATTTGTAAATGGAATTGATTGTAGGTTTCACTAATTGTCAATAATCAACTAAAAACTACAATTTTTAGGGGAAGTTCTTTGTTAGcggaaattttcttctttcaggcATGGAAACCCCGATTGAAAGGGGGAAAAATTAGAATGACTTATTCCAAGTTGTCTTTCTTGAAGTTCACAATCAGCATCCAACTGAATTCTCCTCTGCCCTGTGTTACAAAAAGTGACTAAGGACTGGGAACGAGTGAGGATTAAACAGGAAAATGGGAATAATATGTTTTATCAACctcatgaggggacgcaaatcgtctgtactgtaagtatcccggagagtcccctacattttcttagacttttagtctaagaaaatgtatggggactgtaaggtgtcataatcctgttgctgctgacatcgatgtgacagataattgcttttgcactgttttctttgccggcttatacttgtcatcaagtttcaataagacggctatcatttttcacaagaataatgaagttttcgtaaattgtgAGATCGGATGGGATTAAAATGGGATTAAATCACCTACAGAGCTtgatatgtacttacagtgcagacgatttgcgtcccctcatgcTAATTGGATTCAGATTTGATGAGTAAGATCAAGTAAGTAAAGGACAATAAAAAGCGATTAAACAAAGGGAGTTAATTTTATAGTCATGAATTTTAAACATCTACAATAATTCCATATTTTGCTcactaaaacttttttcaaactcGCTAATACAACAGACTTCTTCTGCAAGGCAAGAGTAATGTTTTGCTTAATTAAACCGCCAATATACATCTCATCGTTTgactaaaaggaaaattatagaTACTCTTGTTATGAGCTTAGGCTCTCTGTGCTCACTGACCCTTTGACATTTTGTAttcactttttattttaagggAAATTCCAGATGTACCCCCAGATCCGAAGGAGTTTCTAGAACAAACAGGatgaagaaaatatatttccataaaaagaAACTAGTTGTGAATacaattcaattaaaaaaatattgaatcaGTTGTGATATTCCATGATGAACATTTTCCCTTCAATTTGTGATCACACAACAAATCTTTTGTCTACATTTAATATCTTTAAAGTGTTTCAAGACTATTTTTCAAGATACTTAAAAAAGATGatagaaataatggaaaaaagtgAGAGATCATATCTGGTTTACACATACAGTTGTATCACTAATGATTCAAGAAACTATTATTTTGTTGACTAACACATGTCAAACAGTTCTATTGCAAAGCAGAGACAAACTCAAAataattcaggaaaaaattatcaggAGGAGATGAAGGTATCTTAACCGGTACAGGTATCGCAAAAGTtaatgggttcaaatcccgtacaggtctgaattttttccaggccttattttcactactgcttaagtagtgttcattactgcgaagatcgctttcgttttcacgtctttatccgcagttcaaatatatattactttcatatattcacagtcgtttaaaagtacatgtaattaaaaagaaatagaGGGTTTAAATTGGAGTTAAGGAATCCTCCTAACATCCAACATTATCCGGGCAAAAGAGTACCTGTGACAAACAATAACTCAATTATCGGGCGGTATGGGAAATGTAAGAAAATCATGAAATCTAAATAATAGatgaatggaaaagaaaatattctacTCCAGTCCTCTGGTGAAGATGTCAGGGCTGATTAGGACTGGGCTCTAGACACTTCCTCTATCATTATCCGGGATACTGATTCCCATCCAGTGTTAGCATCACCCAGTGTATAACCGTGACATTGTCCTACCCATAACTCCACAGTAATCCTGCCCTGTGGAATGTTTTCACAGTATCCCTCAAATGATCTGTGATGAAGCAGCTGAGGATTCCCAGATGGCCAGTGGTTGTACACAACAGCCTCAATTGTCATTGGTCCACTGCATTCATTTCCATTAAACTTGAAGAACCACCGGTTGCATTTAGAAGAAGTGCCACGGACTTGTGTATTTCCCTGGAATGAGACTTTAATAGCTGTATCAGACTGCAGCTTGTTGAATGAGCAATCCTATAAAAAATGCCATcaatacagaaaaataaaatataagaacaataaaaataaatcaaaaatattttaaaagagtggtaaaggaaaaatttgatgATGACCTTGTACTTTTGCAGCCTGCAAGAATGCACAGAAttgttaattgatatttttagtttgGCAGCATTTCTCAAAGTCTCTTTCAGAGATGGCCATGACAAATTGGCACTAATGCTTAAATcgtttttcattgaattttctaGATATTTCTGTACCTTAATCTTTCCACTATCTCTACCATCATTATTTTTCCACACACactgtttccagttggtctgtgacactgcactattcacgatttctcctttctctcctttagatCCCTGCTCTCCTTCCACACCCTTGATTCCTGGTGGTCCACTGCTGCCACGTGACCCTTCATAACCTTTATCTCCTTTTATTCCCATCATTCCAGGTGCACCATTTTTACCAAGTGACCCTGGATTTCCTTTTAGTCCTCTTGTTCCCGGCATACCTCTCGGTCCCTTGATACCAGGCTCCCCCTTAGCTCCatcttttccttgttgtccttGGGGCCCTGGGGCGCCAGGAATTTCCGGCATTCCTGGTATGCCATTCGATCCTGGAATCCCAGAAAATCCGGTAGCAAAAATGGATttctgaggaagaaaaaaaacacattctAATTTGATGGATGTACTTGTGTTCATTGATATTTACTTGTTAGCCGAAGTAGCCCAgtagtttcttcagaaactaatCTTGATGAGAATTTAGCTTCCTTTGAGGAGAAACAGCTCGGAACATCGAATAATCTCGTAGCGATCTATACGTAGAGATAtccctaaaagaaaattaattcagCAATGTTCCactttgtctttgaaaacttaTGATTGATGAGGAATTTCTTTTGCGCTTAGCTTGGCAGACATGAGTGGTTAAACTTAGATGTGACAAATGAACGCGTCATGAAGTACATGCGATTTTGTAGTAAATAACCTTGGATAAAGCATGCTTAAGAGTACCTCACATGGGTCTTTGTCAGCGCCAGTATGTGGATTCTGTTGTTGAGGACTGGTGGTTGTTCCCACGGAACTTACTCCTGTTTTGAATGAGACAAATGACAAAGCAGCAAGGATCAGGAGCTTTGCCATAATTCGATGGTTACTTTGCGCGAATAGTGCGTGTtctatgactgaaataaatatCTCCTTATGTACGCACCTATTTATATCCTactgaatttcatttaatgCAGCTGTCAGTTCTCATGTTAAATAACAATCTTAATTAAGAAGCCTGGAACTCAATGATGAGGATGTCTGAAACTACTCGAACTCACACAGCGGGTAAACAACTTGACTGTGATATCCCTATCAGTTCACTAATGAAGCACGTACTGACTAACAGACCAACGTTTCACTCAGATTCAGAGAAATTACGCAGTAAAATCTTGGCcacaaagaagcaaaaaagaaGTTTGATATGGTCTGTGATATGATATTCATTTGTCCCTTGCTCTTTTGGTGTACATGTTATTGGATCCACTCCATTATTATTACTCCattatttaattgaaaaaacagGTGATAGCACCCATAGGCGTACCTGCCGTTGGGGCTGGGGGGGCTGAAACACCCCTCTCCCCCCGCCCTTCCAAATTTTGCGCGACTCAGATTTCTGGGGCAGCAAGAGAAATTTGGGTAAACCaaattttcacaaaagtttCCATGTTTCGTTTCGATAACGGCATCGCACTTATTAACTTTGAAAGGGCCTATGCCAACTCTGTAGTCAGCAATGGATCGTATCATTGACATCTTGGTTCGTCGAAATGGCAGAGACaactttatatttcttttaacgTGTGTTATAGGCTCATATGATAGATTGATAGGAAATAATATATTCATTTCATGTAGGCCTATGTTAGTTTATCGTATGACCCCTGTTCCTCTTCGACTGTTTCATTTTCGGGAAAGTGGTTCACTCCGTGTTCAATCCACACCTACGTGTGTTATAGGCTCATATGATAGATTGATAGGAAAGAATATATTCATTTCATGTGGGCCTATGTTAGTTTATCATATGACCCCTGTTCCTCTTCGACTGTTTCATTTTCGGGAAAGTGGTTCACTCcttcaccctcccccccccccccccccgccggCAACAAATGGCCCCTACCGGCACCCATTATGGCATTGGTTAGTTTGACCCGCTATTAAATATCACAGATAACAGTGTTGTAATTTACAAACTGCGGCAGGATAAAAGTGGGCAAGCCCTTACATGTTCAGGAGAGTGTTTCTGTGGACTCTGAAGCGCCTGATATCATGTTTATTTGTTCTATGGTCGATTACTGTGTTCATGCTTATATTGAGGCGGTGAGATATGTTTTCTTCTGCAAAATCTGCTTTTGTGTATAAATGGTACAAATGTCAGACACTTGTGTGTAGTTAAAATTAAGAACGATATTTTCTACTGGACTTAATAGGTTTTTTATCAGCGTAAGGGTCACATCTGTTACTGTTATCGGATGGAGGAATTTATCTCTAGAATGTAAACCTTCAGtgcttcagattatttttcacaCAGTCTTATGTGCCGCTATCTTGCTGGAATGACTGATTAGAATAGTTGTATCAGACTGCAGCTCGTTGAATGAGCAATCCCATAAAATATGTCGAGAAGACAGTcttaggggaaaaaaaaaggttttaaaagaatgttataagaaaaaatttgatgataaCCTTGTACTTTTCCTGTCTACTGGAATGAACAGAATTGTTAATTGATATTTATAGTTTGGcgtttctcttttgtttttttcagagatGGCCATGACAAATTGGCTCCAACATTTAGTTTATTTTCGTTATATTTTCTGTATATTTCTGTTCCTTAATCTTTCTGCGATCTCTACCGTCACTCAGATATTTCCACACACACTCTTTCCCGTTGTCTGTGACAGTGTACCATTCACGCTTTTAAATATCACAGATCACAGATAACAGTGTTGTAATCAACAAACTGCGGTAGGATAAACGAAGGCAAACCCTTAGATGTTCAGGAGAGTGTCTCCTGCGGACTCTGAGGGGCCTGATATCATGTTTATTTGTTCTATGGTCGATTATAGTATTCATACTTATATTGAGGCGGTGAGATATATTTTCATCTCCAAAATCTGTTTTTGTGTATTAATGGTACAAATTGCAGACTTGTGTTGTGAAGTTAAAATTAAGAACgatatttttgtgtttctttttggtATGTTCTCGGAACTGATGTTTCTATAATTAccattattttgttgttttgggtgttttatttttctacaaGACTTAAAGGTTTCTTATCAGCCTAAGGGTCGCATCTGTTTTTTCGGATAACGTAGCTTATCTCTAGAATGTAAGCCGCCTTGAATGCTTCAGATTATTACACAGTCTTATGTGCTGCTATCTCACATGGTGCACAGGTGTGGTGTCTGCTTCCAAGGTTAAGAAAACACAACCAAGTGAGAATATCTTTGCATATCTTTTTGATAGTAGTTAGTGAGAGTTAGTCAGGGTTAGAGTTGTAACAGCAAGACATGTTACATAAGATAAGAAGATTATGAAATCCAAGATTCATGGTGCCTTCCACCCAGTTTGCTCAAGCTATTTCCTCTAtatgttcaaataattttccaacTGAACATCTAATTAAACTGGCGTACTAACGTGTTTGATTTAGGACATAGGTGATAGCATTCGTTAGCTTGACCCTTTTTTCAAATATCGcagataacaattttttttatcagaaaagtTAGCAGTAAAGGGTGGCCAAGCTCTTAGATATTCAAAGAGGGTAATTTTgtaactgtggtactgcgtcggtgaggGGTATTATAGGATTATTTGGTAGAGCGggaaaaattgcctaatgttcATTTAGtacaatgattgggtatgttctgattggactttgtACGTTGTTTTCGTAATACGTGATGAAATGTACGTTGTTTGGCGTGTGCGTTGTAAGAAAAGGAGCgggaaaaacacattttaactttaaaattttacaatagTAGTACAAAGGCCACAATCATAACACTTATCAAATAAGCCCAAATTTCTGGTTAATGTAGATCAGATTGGTGCGAGTAACACACCACTCTTCTCGTTAAAAtagagttttttaaaaaaaaaaaactcaataaaACGTCCTACTAATTCTATAAAACTAGTCCAGGAAAGTAACGTCAGCGACTCTCTcgtgatgaaatgaaaacattcctCATCTGCAGCTCCAGACAGCCATATAAGATACATCAATAtgcttacaaaaaaaatatccagaTTGTAGTCTAGATGTTCTGGATGCTTTAGATTCAACACGTCTTCTTCAGACATTTCTCTAAATCTTTTGACTGAACGTCTTGGCTTTTTTGGACTTTTCCCGGTGTTTCTGCATtcttctttcaaattatttgtttctttagcttcATCCTGACTTTTTTCTGttgcaaagcaaaaaaattaatcggTTAAAATGTCTGATCCATCAAAATGTATATCAACAGCTGAAATGttctttttgaaagcttttatTAGTGCAGAGTGACACACAAGTGATCTCGTTTGGTTAAGGCAGAAATATAAATGCCACTCACAAGTAAGGGCTGTAACAAAGGGATCCCTCTTTATTCTGCATCCTTTTATTCGTGATCGCGTTAAGTTTCAGTCGTGAACCAGagcatacatacatacacgcCCACCGATTCACCAAATCGATGAGCTTATCGTTCTTAAAAGTTATGCGCCTGTAGTAAGATCACCAGCGGTAAAAAGTACAAAGAATCTGGTATATCAAATATGCTGATTTTCAACACGGCGGCCGATTGAAACTACAACAGGCTTTTTTACCTTTGAGAATTCCATGTTTGAAGAAAAAGTAGGAACGATTTTACGGCGCCTCTGTGTGCATTAATTCTTGCCCTTTTTTATTGCTGGAGCTGGGATTGAGCTACTTATGATGATGACGGTTCGCATTGGAAAGGAAAGTTTTTGTAAGTGAGCTTAACTATTATTATGAtaaactgggttgaaaacgtaaattagccactgttaAGGGTAAaatagctgacgtttcgagcgttagcccttcgtcagagcgatctgacgaagggctaacgctcgaaacgtcagctattttaccctttacggtggctaatttacgttttcaacccagttgttaacactaaattacctgctatactctcccaccgacgcagcaccacagtttctttagaaacttacccctttattattatgataaagttcggatataacgcgcgctgtcattggttgaaagagcgtgctctatgagagtatagagcatagagctgagctaaagctgtcacgccatctgccaaattgtgctatgttcgaccttttccgggacttctttttagcttttttccgataattgaaagtgaagtttcggaacaagcgagccggcaagtagcaacagaagaaccaaataaaggtttgtaaacataccaggcgccgtaatttacgttattaaaacgtgagcacatacgaaaa encodes:
- the LOC136284351 gene encoding collagen triple helix repeat-containing protein 1-like, with product MAKLLILAALSFVSFKTGVSSVGTTTSPQQQNPHTGADKDPCEKSIFATGFSGIPGSNGIPGMPEIPGAPGPQGQQGKDGAKGEPGIKGPRGMPGTRGLKGNPGSLGKNGAPGMMGIKGDKGYEGSRGSSGPPGIKGVEGEQGSKGEKGEIVNSAVSQTNWKQCVWKNNDGRDSGKIKDCSFNKLQSDTAIKVSFQGNTQVRGTSSKCNRWFFKFNGNECSGPMTIEAVVYNHWPSGNPQLLHHRSFEGYCENIPQGRITVELWVGQCHGYTLGDANTGWESVSRIMIEEVSRAQS